The Exiguobacterium mexicanum genome includes a window with the following:
- a CDS encoding ribonuclease E/G, with the protein MRLIYERTPSIERAMLVDGERLLEVEERFIDQLSVGTILEAAIERIHPSLGAAFLTTGETTFFLPIAETLKALEAYPNVPGIGQAAVVGDKRLVQVTKEGINGKHHKVTENIRFGGRYIVYFPYGRRKLYSRKLDLVTQDRLSKVFELEEAEGVLFRTESGQASPDVLQEELALLRRRAADVVTARRGQDELLCEQFVRRHAVESVMLNDKEAQERLSRLEVNVERHVGKGRMKEAARLDGAIEKLGQRVVWLEGGSYVLVEQVETMTVIDVNSGKNVAVKDKGRAADTINEAALYAVMEQLRLRNIGGMVVIDFLRGSKDGQARLLKKMKELGARDPRRVEVYGFTRMGLFELSRERTGRSIQDRMTHDGKPSKLAVFSRIERALMELAPEVEAVVLTLPGKWHDASWDGFACTVLLVEGEPDVAFYGTLEECQNFVSRH; encoded by the coding sequence GTGCGATTGATCTATGAACGGACCCCGTCCATCGAACGGGCCATGCTCGTCGATGGGGAACGTCTCCTCGAGGTCGAGGAACGCTTCATCGACCAACTGTCGGTCGGGACGATTCTCGAGGCCGCAATCGAACGGATTCACCCGTCGCTCGGCGCCGCGTTTTTGACGACCGGCGAGACGACGTTCTTCCTGCCGATTGCCGAGACGCTCAAAGCGCTCGAGGCGTATCCGAACGTGCCAGGCATCGGCCAGGCGGCCGTCGTCGGTGACAAACGCCTCGTCCAAGTGACGAAAGAAGGCATCAACGGCAAACATCATAAAGTGACGGAAAACATCCGCTTCGGCGGACGCTACATCGTCTACTTCCCATACGGCCGGCGTAAGCTGTATAGCCGGAAGCTCGACCTCGTCACCCAGGACCGGTTATCGAAAGTGTTCGAGCTCGAAGAAGCGGAAGGGGTCTTGTTTCGGACGGAGTCAGGGCAAGCGAGCCCGGACGTCCTTCAAGAAGAACTTGCCTTGCTTCGGCGTCGCGCCGCGGACGTCGTGACGGCACGACGCGGGCAGGATGAGCTGCTGTGTGAACAGTTCGTGCGCCGCCATGCGGTCGAGTCGGTCATGTTGAACGACAAGGAAGCACAAGAGCGGTTATCACGGCTCGAGGTCAACGTCGAACGCCATGTCGGCAAAGGTCGGATGAAAGAAGCGGCCCGGCTCGACGGGGCGATTGAAAAGCTCGGACAGCGCGTCGTCTGGCTTGAAGGTGGTTCTTACGTCTTGGTCGAACAAGTTGAGACGATGACCGTCATCGACGTCAACAGCGGCAAGAACGTCGCCGTCAAGGACAAGGGGCGGGCAGCCGACACAATCAACGAAGCCGCCCTCTACGCGGTCATGGAGCAGCTCCGGCTGCGCAATATCGGCGGCATGGTCGTCATCGACTTCTTACGCGGGTCAAAAGACGGGCAGGCCCGGCTCTTGAAAAAGATGAAAGAGCTCGGCGCCCGTGATCCGCGCCGCGTCGAAGTGTACGGTTTCACGCGTATGGGCTTGTTCGAGCTGTCCCGGGAACGCACGGGCCGTTCGATTCAAGACCGGATGACGCACGACGGGAAGCCGTCGAAGCTCGCCGTCTTCTCTCGGATTGAACGTGCTTTGATGGAGCTCGCGCCGGAAGTCGAAGCGGTCGTCTTGACGCTTCCGGGCAAGTGGCACGACGCGTCGTGGGATGGGTTTGCCTGCACGGTCCTCCTCGTCGAGGGAGAACCGGATGTGGCGTTCTACGGGACGCTCGAGGAATGTCAGAATTTCGTATCTCGTCATTGA
- a CDS encoding rod shape-determining protein, protein MFRSFNREIGIDLGTANTLVYVKGQGIVVREPSVVAFRTDTGRIEAVGNQAKDMIGRTPGNVTARRPMKDGVIADFETTATMIKYFMEQAQKSKSGLFSSKTNVMICVPSGITSVEKRAVEDAAKQAGAREAYTIEEPFAAAIGAGLPVWEPTGSMVVDIGGGTTEVAVISLGGIVTSQSIRVGGDEMDDAIIRYIKNKYNLMIGERTSETLKMEVGSARIDVSNEDEKMEIRGRDLVTGLPKQIEVTAAEVCEALSDTVEAILAGVKQTLEQTPPELAADVMDRGIVLTGGGALLKNLDDVISDETHIPTLVADEPLDCVAIGTGKSLEMMDVLRSKSGISSRR, encoded by the coding sequence ATGTTTCGTAGTTTTAACCGAGAAATCGGAATCGACCTTGGAACGGCAAATACGCTCGTTTATGTAAAAGGTCAAGGCATCGTTGTTCGTGAACCGTCGGTAGTGGCGTTCCGTACAGATACAGGTAGAATTGAGGCCGTGGGTAACCAGGCCAAGGATATGATTGGACGTACGCCGGGTAACGTCACGGCACGCCGTCCGATGAAAGATGGGGTAATCGCCGATTTCGAAACGACAGCGACGATGATCAAATACTTCATGGAGCAAGCGCAGAAGTCGAAGAGCGGTTTGTTCTCATCGAAGACGAACGTCATGATCTGTGTGCCAAGCGGCATCACGTCAGTTGAAAAACGTGCCGTGGAAGACGCAGCCAAGCAAGCAGGCGCGCGTGAAGCGTACACGATTGAAGAGCCGTTCGCGGCAGCAATCGGTGCCGGTCTCCCGGTTTGGGAACCGACGGGCTCGATGGTCGTGGATATCGGTGGCGGTACGACCGAAGTCGCAGTGATTTCACTCGGCGGCATCGTGACGAGCCAATCGATTCGTGTCGGTGGTGACGAAATGGACGACGCCATTATTCGTTACATCAAAAACAAATACAACCTCATGATCGGGGAGCGGACGTCTGAGACGCTCAAGATGGAAGTCGGTTCGGCTCGCATCGACGTTTCGAACGAAGATGAGAAGATGGAAATCCGTGGTCGCGATCTCGTGACAGGTCTTCCGAAACAAATCGAAGTCACGGCTGCTGAAGTGTGCGAAGCACTCTCGGATACGGTTGAAGCGATTCTCGCGGGCGTCAAACAAACGCTCGAGCAGACGCCACCGGAGCTTGCGGCTGACGTCATGGACCGCGGTATCGTCCTCACAGGTGGTGGCGCACTCCTTAAAAACCTGGATGACGTCATCTCGGACGAGACACACATCCCGACACTTGTCGCGGATGAGCCACTCGATTGTGTCGCAATCGGGACAGGAAAATCACTTGAAATGATGGACGTCCTCCGTTCAAAATCAGGCATCTCGTCGCGTCGATGA
- a CDS encoding septum site-determining protein MinC, translating into MERKRHITIKGHRNGIAIHFNPRSGIDEVLGELEATLQEMEPPSGKIALKLHAGTRYIDEELSRQIREVVARHGVFYIEELSSEVMLTEEAKATYGKKTFHYHSGTIRSGQMLDFDGSVLIIGDINPGSEVRATGSIYCLGTIRGNVRAGVEGWEEAVITASLLHPKFLAIGEHVLASDDDEELPEIEMGCAYQTNQGIEMTRLRQVMTGLKDAYAMELQRG; encoded by the coding sequence ATGGAGCGTAAACGACATATTACGATAAAAGGACATCGCAACGGTATTGCAATCCACTTCAATCCACGGAGTGGCATCGATGAGGTGCTCGGAGAGCTTGAGGCCACGTTACAAGAAATGGAGCCGCCCTCTGGGAAGATTGCACTCAAATTGCACGCGGGTACTCGTTACATCGACGAGGAGCTGTCACGTCAAATTCGTGAAGTCGTCGCTCGTCATGGCGTTTTTTATATCGAGGAGCTATCGAGCGAGGTCATGTTGACCGAAGAAGCGAAAGCGACCTACGGCAAAAAGACGTTCCACTACCATAGCGGGACGATTCGAAGCGGGCAAATGCTCGATTTCGATGGCTCGGTGCTCATTATCGGAGACATCAACCCGGGGTCCGAGGTTCGGGCAACGGGCAGCATATATTGTTTAGGGACGATACGAGGAAATGTGCGTGCCGGTGTCGAAGGATGGGAGGAAGCGGTCATCACCGCCAGTCTGCTCCATCCGAAGTTTTTAGCGATCGGTGAACATGTGCTCGCGTCGGACGACGACGAAGAGCTTCCGGAGATCGAGATGGGATGCGCGTATCAGACGAATCAGGGCATTGAAATGACGCGTCTTCGTCAAGTCATGACTGGGCTGAAAGACGCATATGCAATGGAATTACAGAGAGGGTGA
- the mreC gene encoding rod shape-determining protein MreC has translation MSRFVRNKKLIITLIGIILFVVILGVSIRGRSESAWYQDVTRDVVGTFQRVFTVPIGWMDSTVSSISNVRDIYEENRQLKQHLTKYAEVSVEADDLRRENEELRQMVEARDTSLRDFDLIPAEVIGRTPNDWQRYVTINVGEERGVEKGMAVTAAGGMVGRVIQTSAYTSQVQLLSDNNRTNNVSAVVKDEDGKATYGTIDGFDSETNELFFTKVSNSVKLKEGEIVSTSGLGGRYPAGLVIGTVESIETDEYGVSQVARIKPEADFNEFSQMFVIDRTLDEPFLTGPEEGGAAGE, from the coding sequence ATGAGCCGGTTCGTACGTAATAAAAAGCTCATCATCACGCTGATCGGTATCATCTTATTCGTAGTGATTTTAGGGGTTTCGATTCGAGGACGGTCGGAATCCGCTTGGTACCAGGACGTCACGCGTGATGTGGTCGGAACGTTCCAACGGGTGTTCACGGTGCCGATCGGCTGGATGGACAGTACCGTGTCCTCGATTTCGAACGTACGCGACATTTATGAAGAGAACCGTCAATTGAAACAACATTTGACGAAATACGCGGAAGTGTCGGTCGAAGCCGATGACCTGCGCCGTGAGAACGAAGAATTGCGCCAAATGGTCGAGGCGCGTGACACGTCGCTTCGTGACTTTGATTTGATTCCCGCCGAAGTGATCGGGCGCACGCCGAACGACTGGCAGCGCTATGTGACGATTAACGTCGGGGAAGAGCGCGGTGTTGAGAAGGGCATGGCCGTCACGGCCGCCGGAGGTATGGTCGGGCGCGTCATTCAAACGAGCGCCTACACGTCACAAGTGCAACTCCTTTCGGACAACAACCGGACGAACAATGTTTCGGCCGTCGTCAAAGATGAGGACGGCAAAGCGACGTACGGGACAATCGATGGCTTCGACAGTGAGACGAACGAGCTCTTCTTCACGAAGGTCTCGAACAGCGTCAAGTTGAAAGAAGGCGAGATCGTGTCGACGTCAGGTCTCGGTGGTCGTTACCCGGCCGGTCTTGTCATCGGGACGGTCGAGTCGATCGAGACGGATGAATATGGCGTGTCTCAAGTCGCCCGTATCAAACCTGAGGCGGACTTCAACGAGTTCTCGCAAATGTTCGTCATTGATCGTACGCTCGACGAACCGTTCTTGACGGGTCCCGAGGAAGGAGGAGCAGCGGGTGAGTAA
- the rpmA gene encoding 50S ribosomal protein L27 — translation MLQLNLQFFASKKGVGSTKNGRDSISKRLGAKRADGQTVSAGSILYRQRGTKIHPGENVGRGGDDTLFAKVDGVVRFERLGRDKKQVSVYPVA, via the coding sequence ATGTTACAATTGAACCTTCAGTTCTTCGCATCGAAAAAGGGAGTAGGATCGACTAAAAACGGTCGTGACTCGATTTCGAAACGCCTCGGCGCTAAACGCGCTGACGGACAAACGGTTTCAGCTGGATCGATTCTCTACCGTCAACGCGGTACGAAAATTCACCCAGGTGAAAACGTAGGCCGTGGTGGCGACGACACATTGTTTGCTAAAGTTGACGGCGTAGTACGCTTCGAGCGTCTTGGTCGCGACAAGAAACAAGTGAGCGTTTACCCAGTTGCGTAA
- a CDS encoding hemolysin family protein yields the protein MECEVNVDPVPSSSLILYAVLVMLSAFFSSAETALSSVNRVRMIRMSEDGDKGAKRVLHLVDRFDDTLSTILVGNNIVNIGAATVSTAIATSIYSGGAGLVISTFATTIVILIFGEILPKSLAKEFAEKYSLLISGILLFLVKVLKPVTMIFTGLKKLVLRMIGMNDKEPSVTEEELKVLVDMGEEEGVLGETEAELVHSAFAFNDITVDDVLTPRIDILAVDIDDTLEEIKDTIFSGGHSRLPVYKDSIDNVIGVLSERDFLRSMMRDEVTDVRSLIRPLTYVSPQTKLIELLPVLQQKQSHMAVVLDEFGGTAGLITLEDMLEELVGDIWDEHDESIVYLRRLRDGVYECMADMDVDEFADEMGIKEPEVDANTMGGWIVELLGDIPEKGARVTYDDMTFTVLHVEKRRIRKLLVETGQSEPVEQA from the coding sequence ATGGAGTGTGAAGTAAACGTGGACCCTGTGCCCTCGTCTAGTTTAATTCTTTATGCAGTTTTAGTTATGTTGTCAGCCTTTTTCTCTTCTGCCGAGACCGCGCTCTCGAGTGTGAACCGCGTCCGGATGATTCGTATGAGTGAAGACGGGGACAAGGGCGCCAAGCGCGTCCTCCACCTCGTCGACCGCTTCGATGACACGCTCTCGACGATCCTTGTCGGGAACAACATCGTCAACATCGGTGCCGCGACGGTATCGACGGCCATCGCCACGAGTATTTATTCGGGTGGGGCCGGACTCGTCATCTCGACGTTCGCGACGACGATTGTCATCTTGATTTTCGGTGAGATTTTACCGAAGTCGCTCGCGAAAGAGTTCGCGGAGAAGTATTCGCTTCTCATCAGCGGCATTTTGTTGTTCCTCGTCAAAGTCTTGAAACCGGTGACGATGATCTTTACCGGGTTGAAGAAGTTGGTGCTCCGCATGATTGGGATGAACGACAAAGAGCCGTCGGTGACGGAAGAAGAGTTGAAAGTGCTCGTCGATATGGGAGAAGAAGAAGGGGTGCTCGGCGAGACCGAAGCGGAACTCGTGCATAGCGCCTTCGCCTTCAACGACATTACCGTCGACGATGTGTTGACGCCGCGGATCGATATCCTCGCCGTCGACATTGACGATACGCTTGAAGAGATCAAAGACACGATCTTTAGCGGTGGACATTCTCGTCTGCCGGTGTATAAAGACTCGATTGACAACGTCATCGGGGTGTTGTCAGAGCGTGATTTCCTTCGTTCGATGATGCGTGATGAAGTGACGGACGTCCGTTCGCTCATTCGTCCGCTCACGTACGTATCGCCGCAGACAAAATTGATTGAGCTGCTTCCTGTACTCCAGCAAAAACAATCGCACATGGCCGTCGTCCTCGACGAATTCGGCGGGACGGCCGGTCTGATCACACTCGAAGATATGCTCGAGGAGCTCGTCGGAGACATTTGGGACGAGCACGACGAATCGATCGTTTATTTGAGACGACTCCGTGACGGCGTCTACGAGTGTATGGCCGACATGGATGTCGATGAGTTCGCTGATGAGATGGGAATTAAAGAACCTGAAGTAGATGCCAACACGATGGGTGGTTGGATCGTCGAACTATTAGGAGACATTCCAGAGAAAGGTGCGCGTGTCACGTACGATGACATGACGTTCACCGTTCTCCACGTCGAAAAGCGTCGGATTCG
- a CDS encoding Spo0B domain-containing protein has translation MNSQAALKLLSTVRHEWMNRLQMISLYAALEPEKLEELYERYRQHADEESALIRLDLPMTSLVIIQANWEGRLTYKVSADRVSLDDARVADKLVRLLSGTDGPIHVTFTDGLMVRVFGHVPDDVFTSDEVYEQTVECSTFVIKEGN, from the coding sequence ATGAACTCACAGGCAGCACTGAAACTATTATCGACCGTCCGTCACGAATGGATGAATCGGCTTCAGATGATCTCCTTGTATGCGGCGCTCGAGCCTGAAAAACTCGAGGAGCTGTACGAGCGATATCGTCAGCACGCCGACGAGGAGAGTGCGCTCATTCGTTTGGATTTGCCGATGACGAGTCTCGTCATCATACAAGCGAATTGGGAAGGACGGTTGACCTACAAGGTATCGGCCGACCGTGTGTCGCTCGACGACGCGCGTGTGGCGGACAAACTTGTCCGTCTTCTGTCAGGAACGGATGGACCGATTCATGTGACGTTCACGGACGGACTGATGGTCCGCGTCTTCGGTCATGTGCCGGACGACGTGTTCACGTCAGACGAAGTGTACGAGCAGACAGTAGAATGTTCTACGTTCGTTATAAAGGAGGGGAATTAA
- the rplU gene encoding 50S ribosomal protein L21, which translates to MYAIIKTGGKQIKVEAGQEIYIEKLDADVEGTVEFGEVLFVGGDDVKVGAPLVEGAKVVGTVVKHGRAKKITVFKMKAKKNYRRKQGHRQPYTKVRIEKIEA; encoded by the coding sequence ATGTACGCAATCATCAAAACTGGTGGTAAGCAAATCAAAGTTGAAGCAGGTCAAGAGATCTACATCGAAAAACTCGATGCTGATGTCGAGGGTACTGTAGAATTCGGTGAAGTTCTTTTCGTTGGTGGTGACGATGTTAAAGTCGGAGCTCCACTCGTAGAGGGCGCTAAAGTTGTCGGTACTGTGGTAAAACACGGCCGCGCTAAGAAGATCACTGTCTTCAAAATGAAAGCTAAGAAAAACTACCGTCGTAAGCAAGGTCACCGTCAGCCTTACACGAAAGTTCGCATCGAGAAAATCGAAGCGTAA
- the obgE gene encoding GTPase ObgE produces the protein MFVDQVNIFVKAGDGGKGMVAFRREKYVPDGGPAGGDGGHGGDVVFEVEEGLRTLVDFRFSKKFIAHDGEKGMSKGMHGRKAKPLVVKVPPGTIVFDASTDTVIADLTEHGQRATIAKGGRGGRGNCRFATPANPAPEIAENGEPGQERELRLELKLLADVGLVGFPSVGKSTLLSVVSSARPKIGAYHFTTITPNLGVVKTADDRDFVMADLPGLIEGASQGVGLGHQFLRHIERTKVIVHMIDMSGMEGRDPFEDYTTINRELESYNLRLLERPQIVVANKMDMPDAPELLEEFQKKIGDDVKVFPISALAKEGLRNLLIEVANLVDSTPEFPLEELEEKTATPRVVYRYEKEEKGYQIHVDEYERFVITGPRIEKLFKMTNFDHDESIKRFARQMRQMGVDDDLRKLGAEDGSVVAILDFEFEFVE, from the coding sequence ATGTTTGTCGATCAGGTTAATATTTTTGTAAAAGCTGGAGACGGCGGTAAAGGGATGGTCGCGTTCCGCCGCGAGAAGTATGTTCCAGACGGTGGACCAGCAGGAGGAGACGGCGGTCACGGTGGTGACGTCGTATTCGAAGTAGAAGAAGGATTGCGCACGCTCGTAGATTTCCGCTTCTCGAAAAAGTTCATCGCCCATGACGGTGAAAAAGGGATGTCGAAAGGCATGCACGGACGAAAAGCGAAGCCGCTCGTCGTCAAAGTCCCACCAGGTACGATCGTATTTGATGCATCGACCGATACGGTCATCGCCGACCTTACCGAGCACGGCCAACGGGCCACAATCGCCAAAGGTGGCCGCGGTGGCCGCGGGAACTGTCGTTTTGCGACGCCAGCCAACCCGGCACCAGAGATCGCCGAGAACGGGGAGCCAGGTCAAGAGCGCGAATTGCGTCTTGAGTTGAAATTGCTCGCCGACGTCGGTCTTGTCGGATTCCCGTCAGTCGGGAAATCGACGCTCTTGTCAGTCGTCTCGTCGGCACGCCCGAAAATCGGCGCGTATCACTTCACGACGATCACACCGAACCTCGGTGTCGTCAAGACGGCAGACGACCGTGACTTCGTCATGGCCGATCTTCCAGGACTCATCGAAGGGGCGAGCCAAGGCGTCGGCCTCGGTCACCAATTCTTGCGTCACATCGAGCGGACGAAAGTCATCGTCCACATGATCGATATGAGTGGCATGGAAGGGCGCGACCCGTTCGAAGACTACACGACGATCAACCGCGAACTCGAGTCGTATAACTTACGCCTCCTCGAGCGTCCGCAAATTGTTGTCGCCAACAAGATGGACATGCCGGATGCGCCGGAATTATTGGAAGAGTTCCAAAAGAAAATCGGAGACGACGTCAAAGTCTTCCCGATCTCGGCACTCGCCAAAGAAGGACTCCGCAACCTGCTCATCGAAGTAGCTAATCTCGTGGACTCGACACCTGAGTTCCCACTCGAAGAGCTCGAAGAGAAGACGGCCACACCACGTGTCGTTTATCGTTACGAGAAGGAAGAGAAAGGGTATCAGATTCATGTCGATGAATACGAACGCTTCGTGATCACGGGGCCGCGCATCGAGAAGCTCTTCAAGATGACGAACTTCGATCACGACGAGTCGATCAAACGCTTCGCGCGTCAAATGCGTCAAATGGGCGTCGATGACGACCTTCGCAAGTTGGGTGCAGAAGACGGCAGCGTCGTCGCTATCTTGGATTTTGAATTCGAATTTGTCGAATAA
- a CDS encoding DUF2785 domain-containing protein has protein sequence MSEETIYQEQDLKVILTDIKDGTVRLHDLDEERVIQSMLHHIGSTDPELRDQLIYTLFYRFIIEDEQLTNEQLTEMFRTTLKYHLFYGIGETASDTVFTRAFSTLLIALLVYQDRQRGFLSETDIDMLKAKLMAYLDCEIDTRGYVPGKGWAHSIAHVADAFDELALHPHLDETEYGDMLAALWNKVMIPSVYVHDEDERLLNPIFALLGRGMDEHELIVLLEDLPARLRAQKQQLEPEYYWHVVHNVKTFLKSFFVKLADVNRPKLQAAVSETLQQI, from the coding sequence ATGAGTGAGGAAACCATCTACCAAGAACAGGATTTGAAAGTGATATTGACGGACATCAAGGACGGGACGGTTCGGTTGCACGACTTGGACGAGGAGCGGGTGATCCAATCGATGCTCCATCACATCGGCTCGACGGACCCTGAACTTCGAGATCAGTTGATTTACACGCTGTTTTATCGATTCATCATCGAAGACGAACAACTGACGAACGAACAGTTGACGGAGATGTTCCGGACGACGCTCAAATACCACTTGTTTTACGGCATCGGGGAGACGGCATCGGATACCGTCTTCACACGGGCGTTCTCGACGCTGTTGATCGCCTTGCTCGTGTATCAAGACCGGCAACGAGGATTTTTATCCGAGACGGACATCGACATGTTGAAGGCGAAGCTCATGGCGTATCTCGATTGTGAAATCGACACGAGAGGCTATGTACCTGGGAAAGGCTGGGCCCATTCGATCGCCCATGTGGCCGATGCCTTCGACGAGCTCGCTTTGCATCCGCACCTCGATGAGACGGAATACGGGGATATGCTCGCGGCGCTATGGAACAAGGTGATGATTCCGAGCGTCTATGTGCATGACGAGGACGAGCGCCTGCTGAATCCCATCTTCGCCTTGCTCGGGCGCGGGATGGACGAACATGAGCTGATCGTCCTGTTAGAAGATTTGCCTGCCCGATTGCGCGCGCAAAAACAGCAACTCGAGCCCGAGTACTATTGGCACGTCGTCCATAACGTGAAAACGTTTCTGAAGAGCTTTTTCGTGAAATTGGCGGACGTGAATCGCCCGAAGCTTCAAGCCGCCGTCTCCGAGACGTTGCAGCAGATTTGA
- the mreD gene encoding rod shape-determining protein MreD → MKVFIALFLLFLIEGTWAAIFSWHYVTPFLYLTLIGLMYVSLYGRFEAAFGFGLVFGLLYDIVYTDLLGIYLFTFSLIPLLVSFVLKYIGENFFSVAITFTFMILVFSFGIFSVMTAVGGTTMTIQTLLVEQIPGTLAVNAVAIALLYVPMTRYVAPRPVAKRG, encoded by the coding sequence ATGAAAGTGTTCATCGCCCTGTTCCTCCTCTTTCTTATTGAAGGGACTTGGGCCGCGATTTTCTCATGGCACTATGTGACGCCGTTCTTATATTTGACGTTGATCGGCTTGATGTACGTCAGTTTGTATGGTCGCTTCGAGGCGGCGTTCGGATTCGGGCTCGTCTTTGGACTGTTGTACGACATCGTCTACACCGACTTGCTCGGAATTTACTTATTTACTTTTTCACTCATTCCTCTCTTAGTCAGCTTCGTGTTAAAATATATAGGTGAGAACTTCTTTTCGGTCGCCATCACGTTCACATTCATGATCCTCGTGTTTTCTTTCGGGATTTTCAGTGTCATGACGGCGGTCGGTGGGACGACCATGACCATTCAAACACTATTAGTTGAACAGATTCCAGGGACGCTCGCCGTCAACGCTGTCGCCATCGCACTGTTATACGTGCCGATGACACGATACGTGGCGCCGCGGCCTGTAGCGAAAAGAGGGTAG
- a CDS encoding ribosomal-processing cysteine protease Prp, with protein MIRVTVRRDETKSIRSVEVTGHANFAEPGSDLVCAGVSAIIFGAYNAVEVLAGQSLLVEMADKTEGGYFYVETYPDLSPEDMTRTQLLLEGMLVQLDTIAQSYGDYIQIEQ; from the coding sequence ATGATTCGAGTAACGGTCAGACGAGACGAGACGAAGTCGATTCGTTCCGTCGAAGTGACAGGTCACGCCAACTTTGCCGAACCCGGTTCTGACTTGGTATGTGCCGGCGTTTCTGCCATCATCTTTGGGGCATACAACGCTGTCGAGGTACTCGCCGGTCAGTCGCTTCTTGTAGAAATGGCAGACAAAACAGAGGGTGGCTACTTTTATGTCGAGACGTATCCTGACCTATCACCGGAGGATATGACTCGCACCCAATTGTTATTAGAAGGGATGCTCGTGCAACTAGACACGATCGCCCAGAGTTACGGTGATTATATCCAAATTGAACAATAG
- the minD gene encoding septum site-determining protein MinD — protein sequence MEQVVEPVHTAKEVKKGRAIVVTSGKGGVGKTTTTANLGTGLALSGHSVCLVDTDIGLRNLDIILGLDNRSIYNLVDVINGQCKLHQALVRDKRFEEMYLLPAAQSKDKTSVQPEQVKEIIDQLKTEYDFVLIDCPAGIEQGFMNAIAGADEAVVVTTPEKAAVQDADRIIGMLEQAEHVAAPKLIVNRVKNHLVESGDMLDIDDIMRILSIDLLGVVVDDEEVIAAANRGVPVTMNPDNNAGQAYRNITRRILGESVPLMSIQTEQKPVGFWTRLMMKFGMKKA from the coding sequence ATGGAGCAAGTAGTAGAGCCTGTACATACAGCTAAAGAAGTGAAGAAAGGTCGGGCCATCGTCGTGACGTCGGGGAAAGGTGGCGTCGGGAAGACGACCACGACCGCGAACCTCGGGACGGGCCTCGCATTGTCTGGCCACTCGGTCTGTCTCGTCGATACGGATATCGGTCTACGGAACTTGGATATCATCTTAGGACTCGACAACCGGAGCATCTATAACCTCGTTGACGTCATCAACGGGCAGTGCAAGCTGCATCAGGCGCTCGTCCGTGACAAGCGGTTCGAAGAGATGTATCTCTTGCCTGCGGCCCAGTCGAAAGACAAGACGTCGGTCCAACCGGAGCAAGTGAAAGAGATCATCGACCAGTTGAAGACCGAATACGACTTCGTGTTGATCGACTGCCCGGCCGGTATCGAGCAAGGTTTCATGAACGCCATCGCCGGCGCCGACGAGGCTGTCGTCGTGACGACGCCTGAGAAGGCTGCCGTTCAAGACGCGGACCGCATCATCGGCATGCTCGAGCAAGCGGAACATGTCGCGGCACCGAAACTGATCGTCAACCGCGTCAAGAACCACCTCGTCGAATCAGGCGACATGCTCGACATCGATGACATCATGCGTATCTTGTCGATCGACTTGCTCGGCGTCGTCGTCGACGATGAAGAAGTCATCGCCGCTGCGAACCGCGGAGTGCCGGTCACGATGAACCCGGACAATAACGCCGGACAAGCGTACCGCAACATCACGCGCCGCATTCTCGGCGAGTCGGTGCCGCTCATGTCGATTCAAACCGAACAAAAACCGGTCGGCTTCTGGACGCGGCTCATGATGAAGTTTGGAATGAAAAAAGCCTAA
- a CDS encoding recombinase family protein — MLSFVAAIAEWESTNLGERVQLGQIEKARQGAWSAPALYGFSKNNQKRLEVNPDEIEAVKLMVRKVKEGYSFRQLSMYTQNISYKPRRDYKWHIGITSVLRSNAM; from the coding sequence TTGCTCTCATTTGTAGCTGCAATAGCTGAATGGGAATCTACCAACTTAGGTGAACGTGTACAGCTCGGTCAGATTGAAAAAGCAAGACAAGGCGCATGGTCCGCTCCCGCTCTTTACGGTTTCAGTAAGAACAATCAAAAACGCCTGGAAGTAAATCCAGACGAGATTGAGGCAGTAAAACTCATGGTGCGTAAGGTTAAAGAAGGTTATAGCTTCCGCCAACTATCAATGTATACGCAGAACATTTCGTATAAACCGCGCAGAGATTATAAATGGCACATTGGCATAACCAGTGTTTTACGGAGCAATGCAATGTAA